A stretch of DNA from Paenibacillus sp. FSL W8-0186:
TCAAGGTGCCTTTCTCAATCGCCTCCATCGTCAGCAGCATGGTCATGATTTTCGTGATGCTGGCTGGCGGCAGCTTGTCATGGCTTTTCTTCTCGTAAATGATTGTCCCCGTATCAGCATCCATTAACACGGCGGAATTGGCATTTTCCGCCAATAGAACATCCCCATCCTCATGCGCCCCGCCGTGATTGGCGGACATGGCCGCCGGCCAGGCCGGGAAAATCAGCAGAACTGCGATGCTCCAAATTATCAGCCGCTTGCTCAAGAATAGTCCCCCTTCAACATATTTTACAAAATATTGGATTCTGCTAACCTAGTATCGGCGAAAGAAAGCCAATATATTCCTGTCGAAGCAAAAAAAACAGCGCCCCCTCCGATCTTGGCAAGATCGTTGAGAACGCCCGATAAAATCTTTATAGTTTGACGCTAGTCCAATGTTACAATTTGGGGATAATTCCGAGCACGAGGTTAAGGAACTTCTCACGAACCCGGTCCGTCGTCTCGATCACTTCCTCATGGGAAAGCGGCTGATCCAGAATGCCAGCAGCCATATTGCTGATACAGGATATGCCCAACACCTCGATGCCAGCATGTCTGGCTACGATAACCTCCGATACCGTGGACATGCCTACGGCATCTGCTCCCAGAGTACGGAACATTCTAATCTCTGCAGGCGTTTCGTATGATGGCCCTAACAAGCCTACATAGACGCCCTCCTGCAGCGGTACTTCCTTCTCTTTGGCTACCTGCTTGGCAATCTCGCGAAGCTTGCGGTTGTAGGCCTCCGACATATCTGGAAAACGCGGACCCTGTTCTGCATCATTCGGACCTACGAGCGGGTTTCTCCCCGTCATATTGATGTGATCCGAGATCAGCATCAGATCGCCAGGCTTGTAGGATGTGTTAATTCCGCCTGCTGCGTTTGTAACAAGCAGCTTTGCCACCCCAAGCGCCTTCATCACCCGAACCGGAAATGCCGTCAGTTCCGGACCGTAGCCTTCATACATGTGAAAGCGGCCCTTCATCAGCACGACAGGGGTTCCCTGCACCGTACCAATCAACAGCTCGCCCGCATGCCCCTCTACCGTCGATTGGGGAAAATAAGGAATATCCTTATAGGCGATGCTCACAGCCTCCTCGATATGGTCAGCCAGCACACCCAGGCCCGAGCCAAGGATCAAGCCGATCTTCGGCGCCACACCCGATTTGGAACGAATATAATCCGCGGCTTCCTGAATCATTCCTTGCGTTAATATCGTTGTCATTGTCATTAATCTCCTTTGTATAAAATATCATATGATTACGTTTGTCCAGTTGAAGAATCGAAGGCCTGCGCCTTACCCCGGGGATGAAATGCCTCATAGACAGACTTCAAGTTGGGTTTGCGCTTGCTTAAATACATCTGCACGGTAACCATATCGGCATGTCCTAGCATTTCCTGCACCGACTTTACGTCAGCGCCGCCTTCCAGCAAATGCACGGCAAAGGAATGACGGAGCGTGTGCGGCGTAATGTCCGCTTCGATCCCAGCCTCTCTGCCGTACTTCTTGACGATTTTCCAAAAACCCTGGCGAGAGAGCCGATCTCCCCTTGCATTAGGGAACAGTACTTCGGTGTCGGACCGGCTTAACATCTTCGGGCGGCTTTCCCTCAAATATTTCTCCAGCCACTCAGCCGTAACGGTCCCCATAGGGATAATCCGCTCCTTCCCGCCAGAGCATCGCACAAATTTCATAGCGGTATCGACGTCCTTGACATCCAGCGCAATAAGCTCGGATACGCGGATTCCTGTCGCATAGATTAGCTCCAGCATCGCTTTGTCACGCAGCCCGGAGGTCTGGGACACATCTGGCATGTCCAGCAGCAAATCAACCTCGGCCACAGTCAGCGTCTGCGGCGGGGACTTGTCGATTCTTGGCGCCTCAATCCATTCGCCCGGCTCCTGATCCAAAAGCCGCTCCCGCTGCAAATATGTAAAAAAAGCGCGCAGCGACACCGCGGATCTAGCCACAGTTGCCGGGGCTTTTCCAGAATGGCCGAGCATCGTAAAATAAAGCTTCACCCCTGCCCTCGTCAGTTGGGCGGGCTCATTCACCCCGCGCTCTTGTGAATAACTGATAAATTGCTCTACGTCCCGCTTGTAACATTCCAGCGTTGCCGCGCTTAACCTCTTATGATCAGTCAAATAACCCATAAACGG
This window harbors:
- a CDS encoding purine-nucleoside phosphorylase; protein product: MTTILTQGMIQEAADYIRSKSGVAPKIGLILGSGLGVLADHIEEAVSIAYKDIPYFPQSTVEGHAGELLIGTVQGTPVVLMKGRFHMYEGYGPELTAFPVRVMKALGVAKLLVTNAAGGINTSYKPGDLMLISDHINMTGRNPLVGPNDAEQGPRFPDMSEAYNRKLREIAKQVAKEKEVPLQEGVYVGLLGPSYETPAEIRMFRTLGADAVGMSTVSEVIVARHAGIEVLGISCISNMAAGILDQPLSHEEVIETTDRVREKFLNLVLGIIPKL
- the xerD gene encoding site-specific tyrosine recombinase XerD yields the protein MEQYIAPFMGYLTDHKRLSAATLECYKRDVEQFISYSQERGVNEPAQLTRAGVKLYFTMLGHSGKAPATVARSAVSLRAFFTYLQRERLLDQEPGEWIEAPRIDKSPPQTLTVAEVDLLLDMPDVSQTSGLRDKAMLELIYATGIRVSELIALDVKDVDTAMKFVRCSGGKERIIPMGTVTAEWLEKYLRESRPKMLSRSDTEVLFPNARGDRLSRQGFWKIVKKYGREAGIEADITPHTLRHSFAVHLLEGGADVKSVQEMLGHADMVTVQMYLSKRKPNLKSVYEAFHPRGKAQAFDSSTGQT